ATATATGTCCTAAAAGTCAATAATAtacattttcatgtattttatttcgCAATGACCAGCCATGATAAATGGTTTCTCATCAGTTAATACAGAAAACTCTGCAGGCGTGTGAAGCCATTGCCTACTACTATAGTTAAACTAACTAATGATGCTCAATCAGGGTTAAACAGTTTCCTCATAAACCTGGAGAACTATTAACCCTTAATGAACATACATCACAGCGGTGAGTTCAAAACCGTCATGTACTTTCACTGGCATCCCACATAATTCCCAGATACGGAACAATAATAAGTGGCCAtcataaaacagcagaatatGTTTGGGATCAATCCTTTATTGTTTCAAAACTCTATCTTTTACAATACAGTCATTTATTGTTACATGTGTGATTTGATGGGTAATGTACAATGTCCTCTGATAATGAAACACAGTCACAAAGTATTCCTTTCTACATATCAATATTCTATGATAGTGAGAAGTTTGTGCTGATATATTTACTTAGTTCTGACAGCTCAATTAACTTCCCTTTTCAAATCAACAAAAGCATTGTTTTTGAAAGTGCATTTCGAGGATTGCAAAGACGACTGTTTCCATCAGTCAGCCATAATGTACATTTCAGTATTGACAGAGGGCCACACTGCTTTGTGAGTAACAAACAGCATTAACTACATTTCCAACTACAACATTTATCTGGATAAGTAAATCAAAGAAAATATATCAATATGCATGCCATGAACATTCCTCCATAAACATTTataataaatgtatatttttatttaattatgttGATAATGACACAGTATTTTCCACAAAAGGACAAATGCTGATAATGAGAACTAATATTTACCATCCAAATTTTGCtcagtttacacacacaggtCAAATGGCATAATGCCACAGTTTATAGGGCCACGCCCTAATTAAGTTAATAGCATTTGGTCCACAATAACAAATCTGggtttaaaagaaaagaaaaatgtggtAGCAGGTGGGATTTTGAACGGAAACTCAAAGTAGCATGATGACGATCTTaattctttccatttttaagGTCTTTCAATTTTCATGTTATGAATTATGATGTGAAGTTTCTGTTCAAAAATTAAGcaatataaatatacattttaGCTCATTACTTGGCTATTATACTTTTCTGTTCCATGGAACAGCTTTCACTCTGTAGAACTTGGTTCCTAAAGGAACCTTGAACCTGTTCTGGGCCtagtgaaggaaaaaaaaagaaaaagaaagtttggTAAGACAGAAAGAAGGTTCAAACTGTGCATACGTGAACATTACAGCATTCCTGACACAGTACATCCAAACCCAGCCAAGAAGCACATTTTCAGAACCACACTTAATTTATGTCAGTATCCTTGTTCTTATATAATTattgaaaacacaataaaaaaagactTCTGGTGAATTTAGTACCTTTTTTGCCTGGCAATACTCCTTCTCCATCACCTTTCCAAGTACCCACGGCCGTCTTGAGGTCCCTGATGCTAAACAACAAAGCAAATTGACTTGTTAAACAAATACTCACTGAACAattacaaaaccacaaaaacatgattgtgtgtgtgtatgtgtgtgtgtgtatgtgtgtgtgtgtttagcataAAGCCTATGAAGCAAATTATAGCAACTGTAAAGCATAAACCCCCATTATTTGAGAAAACATGTAGATACAGTATACAGAGCCACTGTTATAAATACATTCATCCAAGAGTACTAAAGAGCTATAACTGATACATTAGTAAATGAAAAACCAAACGTGAACACTACAGTGCTCGTCGTGGTCACACGAGGTCTGGGCGAAGCTGACCTGGTTTGAGGTCCAGTGCAGTGAGAGACTCTGAGTGGAGGAAGTAGAGGGTGGGACCAACTGTGAACAGGACGTAGTTGTCATGCCTTTCATCCAGGATGATTAGGACCAAATCGCCTACCTGGAAACTGAAGCATAAAAAGATGAACAAAGAGATAAAGGGATGATGACACCGAGTTCTGCAAACTGCTAACAAAAAAGACGACACATTAATGGTAATTACACAATAATGTGTATAATTACACTGCATGTAATGGTGGACGGAGTTttagctaaaaacaaacaaaaaaaaaggagctaaAAATCACATCAGAAGCCGCATGCTATGGCcagatgttatttttttattcacttaCTCTCTGATGGCGATTTTGTCTGAATGCCGTGACGACACAGACGACATGCTTTGAGACATCTACAAAGAAAAGGATTAGGGCAACGTTACACATGTTACCATGAGGGATTAACAATACTGGTTATATTGGCTACAGATGACTTCTAACATTTGTCTTATTGGGCATTTGCATGAAAGAGGCTTAGCAATTCGAATTAGCACTTTCACCCTGTTTACACAATTATCGTCCAATTTTAGTTTTACCTTTCTTTGTGAATCAATCATCACAACTGatttcaaatcatttttcagaCCACTAAAGTATATTTTAACACTTAAACTGgtaaacaggtttttgtttgaTGGATGCAATTTTCCTAATATTCACCCCTGTACACATTCTACTGACACTCTTCCtaaaaattcatttttcttcactGAGCTCTTTGGCCTCCTGGGTCAGGATTTTACTCTTTGATGCTACTGCCACCTAGTGGAGCAGGTGCTAAACAGCCCACAGAGATAATGAGTAACTGACCAGTCTTTGACTGAGGcgcttgttttcttcttccttcatGTGTAAAGTCTGAAACATACGTTACATTGattaaacagacagagacatccagaaacaaagCATCTTGTGCTCTCAAATGCAATGTGATGGATGAAGTGTGTCTATTTACCCTCTCAAGTAAGAGTATGCGCTGTTTCTCCTCTGACATCAGGATGTTATCActtagagagaaaacatgaggTTACTGATTAACGTCCTGTGAAAAAAAGTCAGCAAAACTGAACACTGATCAAAATATGAATCGCTTCTCATCCTCAGCCTGGCCTTTAATCTGAGCAGTAATGAATGAAAACTTACACTGCCTGATCCTAGCTTGCCTTCCTTCCACTGTCAAATGTCCTTTCTGTCCATGCAATGGTATTTTGAAATCCTTCTTCAAGAGGGCAAACAcctgtttctgtcagtgacTGGCCACCTATTCCATGTCATCATAACAAAAGACTCTACGAGGTgtataaatgcagccattttcAGGTGTGCttgggtgtgtgtttgggtaTAGTCTATATATCAAATATGCAAAGAATATTAATAAACATAATGCTATTGattaaggggaaaaaatgtacaaatatttaaataagATCATATCCCAAAGAGTAAAATGGTCAAAGTTGATTGATCTTTGCTGCAAAATTAACTCCATTCTTAAAAAAGCAATAGAGTTATGATGCAGAAAATATAACAGCGTCATCTTTTCAGCAGTAGGTTATTTGTAAAAGTCAGATGTACATATACAGTAGGAACAAACTGAGTGAACTGAGAAACTCCCTTTAGGCTTCAGCATCACATGTTACTAAACAGAAGAGTCTGAACTGAAACTCTATCTACTCTTCAACCAAGTGATTGGCCGCCGGCGAGGGGGAGACCTTCTGTCATTTTGtggtcttctttttttttgtgtatccAACTGTCGataaaattaattcatttaaaaatgagcaGCTTTGGCTTTGATGCAGCTTGCTCAGCGTTCTGACCAAAGCACTATCTGATTTGTTATATATCACGAGTGATAGCTGATCAACACCAAAGGCCACTGTGGTACAGACGGGCCACCAGGAACGCATGTGCAGACTGGAGCTGTGCCCCAATCCAGTGGATTAAGAAGTGCTTTTCTCCTTATGAAAATAACACCAGCAATTGTCCAACCAATGAGAATTTGGATGGACAAGAGCATATCGACCAACCAGTCAACCAACAGACCACAAGGTGTCAGCCCTACCAAACAGACTTATTACATATCATTTAATACACTTATAAAAGTGCTGGTCTGGGTTAAAAAATAAGGTGTGGGGTAGGGAAACATAGTGTGACTGGCCAAATGCATGCGTGCACAGGCCTTAATCTGGTTAAGGTaatgcatgtaaatgtgttGTCGTAACCTGATTTCTCTCCAGTGACCTTGTttcttgtgtgcatgtaaactACATCAGCTTGCACAACATATCTCAAGCTACGGCATCGACAAAGGCCTGTTTGTTAAGAGAGGATGCTTACTGGACTGTCACCATGCTGGCCTCCACTGCTGAATCAACTTGTTCGTCATCTCGAATGGCTGCCACAGAGGCCAGTCTGTCACATTCAGCCGTGGACTCAGAGGAACAAGCCCCAGCAACAGGCAGAGCtcgagctgctgcagctcctgcttcTGGGAGCTCCAGAGCGGAGGGGTTAGGAGTGAAGAAGGCAGAGGAGACCAGTGCAGTTCTGCGCAGGCGGTTAAGCTCCTCTTCCAAGTGCTTCTTCTCCTGCATGACACTAGCTCGGTCCTCTGAGAGTGTCTCTATCAGACCTGCAATAAGTTAGGATAAATaagaaacactgacaggcaCTGCACATGGCTAACATAAAACCCCAAAGAGTGCAATTCTTAAAAAATGGCAGAAGTGGTAGAGAAAGACAATTGATTGCGACTATTAAGTGTGGTGCATCAACATTAGAAGCTTCTTTGATTAGAAACCAGACACATGATTACCCTCCTCTCAAAGCGCTCGCCTACGCACTCACCTTTgtccttctcctgctgctgtgtaacTTTCCGCAACTTCTCTGTGAGCTCATTGATGATctgctccttcttcagcttctcgCGGGTTAGAACAGTGTTGAAATTAGTCTAGagaatcaaacaaaaaaataaataaataagtaaataaaagaCGTTAACAAGGCTAAACCCAGTATCAAAttctaaaaatgaaatgtaattatGTTGGCTCAACTGTATTTTCAAATAACAGTAAAGAGCAGCTCACTTATGTAATATTTTGCGCAACAAAAAAAGTCTTCTTAGTCAGCTTAAACTACGAAGGCTGGTGCAACAGAGAGGTCCAATACCCACGACAGAGATGAGTGAcgaagtgtgtgagtgtgtgtgtaagtggtgAAGTACAAAACTTAAAATAGCAAGTGAGCGATTCATGAAAAGTTTAAAACAAGTTTTAACGCATCTTTTAGTGTAAAGCTCTCAGCTCCCcagtacagaaaaacaaacaagttcaAGGCCGATCGGCTGATGTGTGAAGCTCAACTCGAAATTGAATGCAACTGGCTGAGAGTATCAAtaattattaaaaatgaaaacatctccCAAAGTAAGTGCTCGCTGCTATATTGAAATGCATTACAAAACAAATGGTAACTGTTTAAAGTTGACTCGGCAGTGCTTCAATGCACTTACGAGAGCATTCACAAGATACCACATACAtcatcatacatacatacataaactcTGGTTTCTGTATATCCGTGCAGACCTGTAAAACGGAGTGTTTGACGATGTCGTCAGCTCAATTCACAGATTCCTGTTGTTGTTTAGTAAATGTGCCTGTAACAACGTCAGTAATTTTAGCCGTTTACTTCGGTTTTGGATCATTTTATTGGAATGGAAAAAGCTCACTACGGATGCTCAGTGTTCTTCTCTGGTCTTGTTGACCTTGATGCTGCTGACTTTATTGCCACCTACTGGTCCGGCATGCGTGTTTCAGCATTGGGAATCACTTTTGTGTTCTTGTATGTACAGAGATGTTTTGTAAAATGAAGGTCGTGTGAATTGAGtatgaatttttcatttcttttttttaaaagaggggaaaaacatcTGTTTAGAAATAATTGTGCATGCGTAGACAAGGTCTCAGTTGCCAGTTATGACGAAAATTTAACTAATAGTCTCATACAACAGGCCTGCAATACACCCTTACTGACATGAAGGTTAGAGAAATGTTGATCGACCTTcggtcattttggaggctgtggtttataataataataataataataataattttatttgtatagcacttttcatacataggaaaatgtagcacaaagtgctttacagtcaaagataaataaaataaagaccCTCCCACCTCTACCCCgcccacacacatccacacaaagtcacacataAGATCACAAACTCACACAATCAACACTCAGGTTACATCACGATGAAGGACATACTGAGGAAACGCCGACttgaattaaaaagaaatgaaatgaaatgaggcaACACAGGAGATAAATTTGAAATATGAAAgcaatgtaataataataataataataataataataaaaaaaattgtaggtgaattttattattaataaaaataataaaattgaaCAAAATTTATATATGGGTCTCAATATTACATGTTGCCCTCAGATCTTCAGGCAGGCTATTCCATAAACGGGGGGCATAGTAATAAAAAGATGCCTCACTGTATGTTTTGGTTCTAACTTTGGGTACTGTTAAAAGGCCACTTCCAGAAGACCTGAGGGCTCTGCTGGGTTCATATGGTAAAAGCAAGttagataaataagaaggcgcaaGACCATTGAGAGCTTTACAAACCAATAAAAGAGTTTTAAAATCAACTCTAAAACGCAAAGGAAGCCAATGCAGAGACTTTAAAATCGGTGTAATATGAGCTCTCtttctggtctttgtcagcattCGAGCAGCTGAGTTTTGAAGGAATTGTAGTTGgaaaatactctttttaggGAGACCAGAAAGAAGAGCATTGCAGTAATCAAGCCTGCACGtaataaatgcatgaataaGTGTCTCTGCATTGGCTTGAGAGAGAAACTGGCGTACTTTGgcaatgttttttaaatgataaaatgccTTTCTTGTGACATCCTTTATATGAGCCTCAAAGTTCAGTTCTGCATCAAATGTTACGCTTTGTGACTTGTTGACAAGAGCTAAAAGAGACAGCTTGTAGTTTGCTGggcagtttctctctctggtctcctgtaccaataactaaaacctgagttttgtcctggttgagctgtagaaAGTTCTCTGCCATCCAGGATTTAATGTCTGTAATAGGGTTAAAAAGGACATCAAGTGGTCCtctgtcatcaggagacacggcgatgtaaagctgtgtgtcatctgcatagctgTGAAAGTTGATAGCGTGTATAGGTTAAAAAGGGTAGggcctaaaattgacccctggggaacacCGCATTTCATTTGATAAAAACTAGATGCCTGTTCACCCATGCTGACACAGAATTTCCTGTCAGTGAGATATGATTTgaaccaattaaaaacagtaccagagatGCCAATTATGGTGTTGTTGTACTATATTACATTACACTCAGAAGTGTTTCCAAATATTTAGTCTAGCCTCATTGATATAAATgggatggacaaaatattagTAACCCTGTCTACCTCTCTAAATGTTGCAAAGCTTAGTGGATCATAATTCACTTTGGGGTACTATCACACGTCATAGTGTGAACAAACTCAATACCTCTATCTGACAAGAGCAATATATCCTCAGTTATGGTAACAACTGATGGCACATTGTCTTGGAAGGAAATTAGATAAAGATTTAGTTTCCACTTCACTTAACATCACATGATGCATTACTTTTCCTCCCCTTTCACGGGCCGAATACAAACCTGCTGCTCTGCGATTAGCGAGGTCTTGATGTTCTGTATctcctcattcttcttcttctccaggaGGTCCATCTGAGACTGCAGGGAGGccctctcctgctgcagccGCTCTTGTAGCGCTGAGTCTAGAGACAGAGCTGCTCCGGCATCTGCACACCCCTCAGCATGCAGCGGCAACCCTTTATCACTGAAAGACGCACGATAAACCTTCATTCTGACAAAGGAGTGACATATCGCTGGACATACAAGATGACAAGAGTTGACAGTTCATTGCAAATTAACAGTACGATAGATTATTTACATATCTAACCTCAGATTTGCATTCAGCGTAACATTTCAAATGTAAGCGGATTACATTTACACAGACCGACAGCCAGGTCGTGATACTTCAACAATGCAAAAACCAAAGCTAGATTTCTATATGTGGTGTGTCTGCCATTGTGATCAAACACTTACCTTGTCAAGGACTGTCTCTCATGGAGCTCATTCTCAAGTTGTCTAATTTTGTCTAACAGTCTCTTCTCCAactcctctttctgctgctctaACTCTTTAAAGGCATCTGGTGATGCAACCTTAGAAGCCTCttctttttctaaatgtttcTCAATCgcttttctgttctgctctagTTTTTTGGAGAGCAGGTCATTTTCTGCCTGCAAATTGCTGATAACAGTCCTCAGCTCTTGCTCCAGCTCTTGGAAACTCCtcaactgcttttctttttcttcacttaGAGCAGTCACTTGCTGATCTACTTCCTGCTTAAGTTTCTGTTGCTGATCAACATGATTCCTCTCAGCGTCCTGGGCTtgctgctgcagggaggagagctCGTTACGCAACAAAATAGTCTCCTCGTCGTGCCGGTCCACCAGCTCTGAGATGCAGTGGTCCTTCTCAATCCTCATGAGAGTCCTCAGCTCTGCTAGGTCGACTTCATATTCCTCATTTTTTACCTGAAGCTGTTTTCTGACACCTGCGAGCTCCTCACGAAGGACTTTGGTCTCAGCCTCTACTTGGGACTTCACAGTCTCGGCCTGCTGCATCTTGGCTTCCTCAAATAAGAGTCTCACCTCTTCTGTCTCAGACTCTTTGAGGGCTAGCTCCACCTCCAGTTTGCAGCGGAGTTCTGCGAGCTCAGTCGTACGAGCCTCCAAgtcctttatttgtttgtccTTCTCTCTTAGTGCAACAGTATAGTGATCGCCTGCCTCACTCAACTTTGCACTATTTTCAGCAGCCAGATGTTCCAGAGCTGCCTGGTTATCCTTGGTAAGGGTCTCCAGTTGTACCTTGTGTTCCTGCTTCattctgtcctccagctcctttaAGTGTGACTGCTCAACAACTTCCAACTCCTGCCGGATCTTTTGCTGGCTACGTTCAATCTCAATGTGCAGATTCTTAAGCTGGTTGGTCAGAGTGTCTCTTGAATCTGAGAGTGTCTTGATCTCTTCAGCCTGATCGCTGATCATTTGCTCCAGGTTTTTGATTCTATCCATCTGGCTACTCTCTTTTTCAGCCCATCGCTCTTTCTCATTCTCGAGCTGAGTAAGTTCCTTCTCTTTGCGCTCCATAAGcccctccagctccagcatTGCACGCTGGACATCTCTGACAATATTCTGGTTTACTTGGTTTTCCTCCGTTAGTGTTTCGACCTGCTTCTCAAGCTCTTGGCGAAGGGAGAGAAGCTCACTTTGATGCTGCTCCTTCAGCACCAGTTCATGGGTCTGGCAGATGTTGTTCACAATGCTGCGCATCTCTGTGGTCGTACTCCTCAAGACAAAGCCAAAGTCATGTTGTTCTTTTAATACCATGCCTCTTAAGTGATAGAGGTCATCCTTTACACTTCTTAAGTTGGAATGAGactcctctgcagctgatcGGTACTTGTCAATAACTTGTTTGAGGACGGTGATCTTTGCGTTCTCCCTCTCTAGTATTGTAGTGTCATGCATACGCTTGTTGTCAATAGCATTGATGACTGAAGAGTACAGCGACTCCACCATCATTTCAGGGCTAGTAGGGTCACTGATGGGGTTCGGAGAGATCAAGTTCTCTTCAATCACAAATTCATTTACAGCAGACATGAAGTCAGATTCGGGGCTCTCTGCTAGAGAATCCAAGTCAAGGGAGCCCTGCTGCAGGACTGGATCCATGTTCGGATGGCCAATGGTTTCAAAGTCAAATGTCTGTGCATCTATGCTGTCTGGGGATAAGTCCTCAAGAGGAGCTGGGACGGGAACATGTAGGGGCTGGCAGCTGGGTCCCTGAAGGCTAAGAGAAGAAGGGGTTTTGGAGGACATCGGTGTTGTGGTCCCAGGTATGCTTCCAGACTGTGGGGTCAACACGGTTGATCTGTGAGCGCTCCGACTACAGGATGCCTGCgaagacagaacacacagaagggagagggagaggaaggaaatacctcatgaataaaagagaaaagcaaaagcaaaaccatgctatgaataaaaaaaaatttggaTTTCACACCGAGCATATACATATGCACTATGCAGAAGAACCATT
The Chaetodon auriga isolate fChaAug3 chromosome 12, fChaAug3.hap1, whole genome shotgun sequence genome window above contains:
- the rb1cc1 gene encoding RB1-inducible coiled-coil protein 1 encodes the protein MKLYVFQVNNGSTLTFDTDLAVQTVLELKHAIQAKYKIAIQHQVLVVNGGECMAAERRVCSYSAGTETNPIFLFNKEMILCDRDPTIPKTTFSIESEIQVKVEESLLMPAVFHTVASRTQLALEMFEVANKLSSFCERLVHDEHLQHQGWAAIMANLDDCTLSYQRLLMKFDTAYSNYQHDLEEIKEKLTKLGTAVSVMARIPLLECLTRHSYRESMEKSSSTPGKDSDETEEEKSTDSVLCTAGAQRSSKLSASGTATCEPTGDQETNEMTDSGGLRAALLDDDTPEFANTSCFNVTLLDWINVQDRPNDVESVVRKCFDSINRLDPRIIQPFLADCRDTIAKLDNQNMKAIKGLEDRLYALDQMIASCKKLVNEQKELAQGFLANQKRAENLKDTSVLPDLCLSHTNQLMIMLNNHRKLLDIKKKCTTAKQELANNLQVRLKWCCYVMLHADQDGEKLQALLRLLTELIERVRVVEALSTVPQMYCLAVVEVVRRKMFMRHYREWAYALVKDGKLLYEAEKFKRESFGKLFRKSFLRNRLFRGLDSWPPTSFCTRKPRRFDDELPDISVEDLQYLKSCCPVEVQPFLMVPTMCDFEPLNRHVDTLHQLVQAAQSVDEMSQTITDLLSEQRASCSRSAHRSTVLTPQSGSIPGTTTPMSSKTPSSLSLQGPSCQPLHVPVPAPLEDLSPDSIDAQTFDFETIGHPNMDPVLQQGSLDLDSLAESPESDFMSAVNEFVIEENLISPNPISDPTSPEMMVESLYSSVINAIDNKRMHDTTILERENAKITVLKQVIDKYRSAAEESHSNLRSVKDDLYHLRGMVLKEQHDFGFVLRSTTTEMRSIVNNICQTHELVLKEQHQSELLSLRQELEKQVETLTEENQVNQNIVRDVQRAMLELEGLMERKEKELTQLENEKERWAEKESSQMDRIKNLEQMISDQAEEIKTLSDSRDTLTNQLKNLHIEIERSQQKIRQELEVVEQSHLKELEDRMKQEHKVQLETLTKDNQAALEHLAAENSAKLSEAGDHYTVALREKDKQIKDLEARTTELAELRCKLEVELALKESETEEVRLLFEEAKMQQAETVKSQVEAETKVLREELAGVRKQLQVKNEEYEVDLAELRTLMRIEKDHCISELVDRHDEETILLRNELSSLQQQAQDAERNHVDQQQKLKQEVDQQVTALSEEKEKQLRSFQELEQELRTVISNLQAENDLLSKKLEQNRKAIEKHLEKEEASKVASPDAFKELEQQKEELEKRLLDKIRQLENELHERQSLTSDKGLPLHAEGCADAGAALSLDSALQERLQQERASLQSQMDLLEKKKNEEIQNIKTSLIAEQQTNFNTVLTREKLKKEQIINELTEKLRKVTQQQEKDKGLIETLSEDRASVMQEKKHLEEELNRLRRTALVSSAFFTPNPSALELPEAGAAAARALPVAGACSSESTAECDRLASVAAIRDDEQVDSAVEASMVTVHDNILMSEEKQRILLLERTLHMKEEENKRLSQRLMSQSMSSVSSRHSDKIAIRDFQVGDLVLIILDERHDNYVLFTVGPTLYFLHSESLTALDLKPASGTSRRPWVLGKVMEKEYCQAKKAQNRFKVPLGTKFYRVKAVPWNRKV